One segment of Primulina tabacum isolate GXHZ01 chromosome 6, ASM2559414v2, whole genome shotgun sequence DNA contains the following:
- the LOC142549473 gene encoding mannosyltransferase APTG1-like, with the protein METMSRRKYRAIQAPIDEDISKKLVPNQYFSPLNKIFTLCLVLRIINSLLVQTYFNPDEHWQSLEVSHRIAFGYGHLTWEWRKGLRSYLHPLLFAAIYKILAFLRLDSPWFMTRTPRLLQSIFAAFGDLYLYKLSKMLFGDSVASWALFAQLTNWFMFFCITRTLSNCLESVLMLVSLYYWPCIRVSPNALSSSSRKFALAMAALACAIRPTSAIIWIYVGTLELLLARDKLKFVLLDVIPIGGLVLGLTTLLDRLMYGTWVIVPLNFVKFNFLSSGGDYYGTHPWHWYFSQGFTVMVFTYLPFSLAGFIMSRQWKLCGLVAWVLGTYSLLGHKEFRFVLPVLPLALMFSGYSLAKLSPSELSKRKLRETSSSYVKRLTKLQMAVFFLLLTNIPMALYMSMVHQRGTEDVMNYLSKEASENKVKNILFLTPCHATPYYSTLHHDLPMRFLDCTPSEEKGILDESDRFLLHPLGFATELVRNWSLPSHIVVFDAQEKLLKEFFLARGFREVRRFFHAHFKVDRELQSSVVVYALQGY; encoded by the exons ATGGAAACTATGAGTAGAAGGAAATACCGAGCAATTCAAGCACCCATTGATGAAGATATCAGCAAGAAACTCGTCCCAAATCAATATTTTTCGCCACTGAACAAGATATTTACGCTTTGTTTGGTTCTGCGGATAATTAACTCATTGCTTGTGCAGACATATTTCAATCCAGATGAACACTGGCAATCTCTTGAAGTTTCTCATCGAATCGCTTTTGG ATATGGTCATTTGACGTGGGAATGGAGAAAGGGTTTAAGGAGTTACTTGCATCCGCTTCTCTTTGCTGCTATTTATAAAATTCTTGCATTTCTTCGACTTGATTCACCTTGGTTCATG ACAAGGACTCCTCGATTGCTGCAGTCCATATTCGCAGCTTTTGGTGATCTATACTTGTACAAATTATCCAAGATGTTGTTTGGGGACAGTGTTGCAAGTTGGGCA CTCTTCGCACAATTGACCAACTGGTTCATGTTTTTCTGCATCACTCGTACGTTATCTAATTGTTTAGAGTCGGTTCTCATGCTTGTGAGTTTGTACTACTGGCCTTGTATTAGAGTATCTCCCAATGCACTTTCGTCTAGTTCAAGAAAGTTTGCGCTGGCCATGGCAGCACTAGCATGTGCCATTCGGCCAACAAGTGCTATCATATGGATTTATGTTGGTACTTTGGAGTTGTTGTTGGCTCGTGATAAGCTAAAATTTGTCCTTCTCGATGTCATTCCAATTGG GGGACTGGTGCTCGGTCTCACTACATTATTGGATCGTTTAATGTATGGCACATGGGTGATTGTACCTCTTAACTTTGTAAAGTTCAATTTCCTTTCTTCTGGTGGAGACTATTATGGAACTCATCCATGGCACTGGTACTTTTCTCAAGGATTTACTGTCATGGTATTTACGTATCTTCCATTTTCCTTGGCTGGTTTTATCATGTCTAGACAGTGGAAGCTTTGTGGACTGGTTGCATGGGTTTTAGGAACATATAGTCTCCTTGGTCACAAAGAATTCAG GTTTGTTCTTCCTGTGCTTCCTTTAGCACTGATGTTCTCTGGGTACTCATTAGCGAAGTTAAGCCCATCTGAACTGTCAAAGAGGAAACTGAGAGAGACTTCAAGCTCGTATGTTAAGCGCCTTACCAAGCTGCAAATGGCTGTCTTTTTCTTGCTCCTTACTAATATCCCAATGGCATTATATATGAGTATGGTTCACCAG AGAGGAACCGAGGATGTAATGAACTATCTCTCAAAGGAGGCTAGTGAGAACAAAGTGAAAAATATACTCTTCTTGACACCATGCCATGCTACACCATACTACTCAACACTGCATCACGATCTTCCCATGCGCTTCTTGGATTGCACACCAAG CGAAGAGAAAGGAATCTTGGATGAGTCTGATCGATTTTTACTGCATCCACTTGGTTTTGCAACCGAGTTGGTCAGGAACTGGTCTTTACCTAGCCACATTGTAGTGTTTGATGCACAAGAAAAGCTATTAAAGGAATTCTTTTTGGCGCGTGGTTTCCGCGAG GTAAGGCGATTCTTTCATGCTCACTTCAAGGTGGATCGAGAATTACAGTCATCCGTTGTTGTTTATGCGCTCCAAGGCTACTAA
- the LOC142549475 gene encoding RING-H2 finger protein ATL13-like produces the protein MNMVLEIKEQKPYFLFQSPPPSIPASQYSGSGFNLNKKVSPSVLLIIIIIAIIFFISGLLHLLVRFLLRPPNRDPDEMENVTALQGQLHQLFHLHDSGVDQSFIDTLPIFNYKAIIGVKDPFDCAVCLCEFEGEDKLRLLPKCSHAFHMDCIDTWLLSHSTCPLCRATLLPDFNTGNINCCPIVLLLESGGESSREIVSDRDVARVNSPLSPPRDDEDGDDFKLHHADLAQDSCEIHEGNKVILGSGEKVVSVKLGKFKNLDDGSHEDGSSSVGETNADARRCFSMGSFAYVMDENLSLQVPIRNTPTKKQISKKPSMPLTPGHRQAMSECGFDSRVEFNGFEAFRILEIQGDEKGTSGNSHCNVNKSIGRSKSESLAVSEIWFRFPLHQNPVGANEFNPKNGSRCGRTISEIGISRWRNGGEDEQQSCNSLDSETNAPSYARRTLLWLMGRQNKVVHSTFSSNV, from the coding sequence atgaATATGGTTCTTGAAATCAAAGAGCAAAAGCCATATTTTCTCTTCCAATCACCCCCACCCTCCATCCCCGCTTCACAATATTCCGGTTCTGGGTTCAATCTGAATAAAAAGGTAAGCCCTAGTGTACTTCTGATCATAATAATCATCGCTATTATTTTCTTCATATCCGGGCTACTTCACCTTCTTGTTAGATTCTTGTTAAGACCTCCAAACAGGGATCCCGATGAAATGGAGAACGTGACAGCCCTTCAGGGCCAGTTGCATCAACTTTTTCACTTGCATGATTCTGGGGTTGACCAGTCTTTTATTGATACCCTCCCCATTTTCAACTACAAAGCCATTATAGGAGTGAAGGATCCTTTTGATTGTGCGGTGTGTTTGTGTGAATTTGAGGGTGAAGATAAGCTCAGGCTACTGCCTAAATGCAGCCATGCTTTTCACATGGATTGTATTGATACTTGGCTTTTGTCTCATTCCACTTGCCCCCTTTGTAGAGCAACTTTACTTCCTGATTTTAATACTGGTAACATAAACTGTTGCCCTATAGTTCTTCTTCTTGAATCTGGCGGTGAAAGTTCGAGGGAGATTGTTTCTGATAGAGACGTTGCGAGAGTGAATTCCCCGTTGAGTCCTCCTCGTGATGATGAAGATGGAGATGATTTTAAGCTGCATCATGCAGATCTAGCGCAGGATTCTTGCGAGATTCACGAGGGCAATAAAGTAATTTTGGGTAGTGGGGAAAAAGTTGTTTCAGTTAAGCTTGGGAAGTTTAAGAATCTTGATGATGGAAGTCATGAAGATGGTTCTAGTAGTGTTGGTGAAACTAATGCTGATGCAAGGCGGTGCTTTTCAATGGGGTCATTTGCTTATGTAATGGATGAGAATTTATCTTTGCAAGTTCCTATAAGAAACACTCCCACGAAGAAACAAATTAGCAAGAAGCCTAGTATGCCTTTGACACCGGGGCACAGGCAAGCTATGTCCGAATGTGGATTCGATTCGAGGGTCGAATTTAACGGCTTCGAGGCCTTTCGGATTCTTGAAATCCAAGGTGATGAAAAGGGTACAAGTGGTAATAGTCATTGCAATGTTAACAAGTCCATTGGTAGGAGCAAGAGTGAAAGTTTGGCTGTCTCCGAAATTTGGTTCCGGTTCCCATTGCATCAGAATCCGGTGGGTGCCAATGAGTTTAACCCCAAGAACGGTAGTAGATGCGGGAGGACTATTTCGGAGATCGGCATAAGTAGGTGGCGAAATGGAGGTGAAGATGAACAACAAAGTTGCAACAGTTTGGATTCAGAAACAAATGCACCATCTTATGCTAGGAGGACTCTTCTTTGGCTTATGGGAAGGCAAAATAAAGTGGTTCACTCAACTTTTTCTTCTAATGTTTAG